In Osmerus mordax isolate fOsmMor3 chromosome 16, fOsmMor3.pri, whole genome shotgun sequence, the genomic stretch AGACCGACAAGTGAGAGGCTCGTGATGCCCGCGTATCTGTCCGTTACAGCGACAGTACATTCGCATGACCGTGGTATGACAAGGCTCGGGAAAGCTCCACCTGATGAAGGAACGCACGCATCACTCCTCTGTGGCAGTGACGACAGAGGACGGAGGGGAACACCGCGTCCCGCGCAGTATACCGGGATAAAAAAACACCGACGGTGTTACACCGTGTGTCGACATGTTTTCTTGTGCCTGCGTCTTACATGCGGCAACCGTTGGGCTAGACAAGTCAGACAGTTGATATTCATCGCCATTTTACCAAATGGCCGCATAATGGGCCGTTGCGCTTGACTGTTAATGCTCACTATTGTTATGTGTATGCTATACCTTATCAACACTAGCCATCTGTTTGTTTAGTGGTGACTTTGTGTCAATGTTTGATCTCTGTCAACATTTGCACATCAATTGTCCATCAATTCAGTATGACATTTGTCAGTTACACCCTGAATAGACACAAGGCGCGGGCTCTACCCATCCCACGGCCCACGCGCTGTCTGTGTGGGGGTTATTCTAGGAACTCAAGTTTCTATGATAGTTTTATATTTATATGGATTGAAGGAGTTGTTTTTAATCAGAAGTTTCAGTAACAACTTCATGGATGATCACACTGGGGTTCTTTATAGTGACTAGGCCTATCAAGTCCCTCAAATCAAGCCTCTCTCCTGGAGCTATGTGCATGGCGATGTGATATGTACAAATTAAAGAGCATAATTTGCTCACatctcatgtaggcctactttttgaTTTTCTCGGTAAACAAGTTATTGCATTACATCCGCTAAATTATTCATGCAGTGTGATCCGGTTCGCATGAACCAGGCCGGTGAGGAAGATAAGACGAAAACGTACAGGGACGTTGTTATGGAGACGGGACGGGTGTTCTGGTTTAGAGGGATGTGCACGAGCGGTCTTCTGGCTGAATCCATTCATCTTGACGGTCCTAAACAATGCAGCGTCCAACTGTAAAGTGAAAGTTATTCATGAACGCCGCTAGATGGTGCCAAGCTGAAGAGATTGCCtacatgtttctctctctctcctccctcctccccctccctccctcctttcatcctgTTTCTATCTGTTCCCTCACCTGCTCCAGAACAGCGCGGTAGGTGCAGTACATCACAATGACCGCCAGAGGGCAGTGGGATAATAACAGCTTAGTGAGCTCACCATCCTAAAGGTAGAGATGTAAAAGTTAACTGTAGAAGTATTACCGTGTTTGTCACAGCCAGGAGATGGCACCAACCTGCTGTactcagacatcccaacctgcagagactcatctCCGGGAGGTAGCTCCCCCCGGGAAGCAATCCGGGAGATTTGGGATGTCTGTGTACTAGTTAACTGTTCTAATTAGCTAATCTGGGTGATTAGAATTTACTGGCTGAATACTTTTAATATGCGGAATTAAATGAGGACGTAGCAGGCCTGGAGGCCTATCTCAAAAGGGAGTCCTGCCTGCAATCGTAGCTAACTGCACAAGCGCAGCTTCGGTACCGACTGAAGGTTAAAGTATGCGGTAAGGGACGATGTTTTTATACcccccaaaatatatatatatactaaacGGAGATTTTAAAAAACAAACGTAAACCCAGCAGGACAGGTCAGGTCTGGTTGACTGTCCCCCGGCCAGTGCTGTGACAGGCTGTGGAGGTCGTGAAATATCGCAACCAACGTTTTGCTGCGACGCCTGGGCACAGGCCAAGCTAATGCACTTCCTGGTTACAGGCGTCAGGAAAACACCTTTCAACCCTGACCTGTCTGACGTCTCCAGtcggaggtcaaaggtcagggttGATGTGGATGTTGCTTAAGCatttatgtttctttttttaacttTCTGTTTTTAACTTTCTGTTTTGGACCTTTTTGAACCTTTTTCTGGGTTAAGAACTGTGATGTTGTCTTATCTCTTCACTAGAGCAGTACGGTATAGCTTTAGACTGCAGATCAAATCTAAAATAcgaaaataacaataataaaacaaagTTTTTGCAAGGGTATGTGTTAAATGTTTGGGGTACACATAATGTATTATTATCTGAGTAAGGCGTACTTTTGTCTCAGAGAAACTAAGAGGAGAAACTTATTCTCGTTAGTGTATCATTCCAGAACCTTCTGACTTAACTAGCATTCCAGCTGCTCACTTTCACACACTGTTTCCCTAAATGCGGATGTGGAACGTTCTAGAGCCACCAGCTTTCTAATTAATTACTTCCTCTCAGCTTAGTTGaccagacctcacacacaagctatttaacactcacacacacatacacacatgggactggaggggctggaggactggaggggctggaggactggaggggctggaggactggaggggctggaggactggaggactgaagggctggaggactggaggggctggaggactgcaggggctggaggactggaggggctggaggactggagggctggaggactggaggggctggaggactggagggctggaggactggagggctggaggactgaagggctggagggctggagggctggaggactggaggggctggaggactggagggctggaggactggagggctggaggactggagggctgcaggactggagggctggaggactggagggctggaggactggaggggctggagggctggaggactggagggctggaggactggagggctggaggactggagggctgcagGACTGGAGAACTGCAGGACTGGATGGACTGGAGGGCTGCAGGACTGGTGGACTGGAGGACTGCAGGacgggagggctggagggatggagggctggagggagtcaGGCCATTAGGAAACACAATCAGCCCTCTGGGTTGGAGAGAGTCCTCAGCGGGCCGAAGACAAAAGAGGTCGGAGGTCAGTGCCCCTGCGAGGAAGAAGGGAACAATTACAGGCGTACAACTATTCCACTTCCTGTCTATTGGGgtgtgacacaaacacaaacaccccccccccccagtccccccagtccCTCAAGCACACACCACCCTAACACAGCTGGATTACAGTCTGCAGGCTGGGTACAGTAGGTCTGACCCcagcaccctccacacacacacagatcccgcAGGTCCAGACCCAGCAAATGACCTGCCAGTCTACCATCAGACAGAGatccagccctaaccctaatcctaacccatctCTTGACCCTATCCCAGCACAAGCCTCTCTTCTAGCCCCCAACCTCAACCtcaccctcagccccagccctcccagacccagcctcagccctcccagccccagccctcccagccccagcctcagccctcccaccctcagccccagcctcagccctcccaccctcagccccaccctcagccccagcctcagccccagcctcagccctcccaccctcagccccagccctcccaccctcagccccactctcagccccagcctcagccctcccagacccagcctcagccctcccaccctcagccccagcctcagccctcccagacccagcctcagccctcccatcctcagccccagcctcagccctcccagcctcagccctcccaccctcagccccagcctcagccctcccagcctcggccccagcctcagccccagcctcagccctcccagcctcagccctcccagcctctgccccagcctcagctccagccccagcctcagctccagcctcagccccaccaGGCCCCCTGTTCCCTCCTGACTCCTACCCTTACTGGAACACTCCAGAGTTAAACAGAGGATTTCCTTCAGACAGGACAGAACTCGGCTCTAACCAACTTTATTAATTGGCGCCCAGACAATCATGTCTGAAATAAGCCCTAATCCTGCAGGAAGTTTGTTCTCCTGGAATCATCGTCTGTTTTCTTCCTCTGCTGAACGCAGAATCAGAACATGTTTGAATAGAACTCTATTTTTATTCTCCCTGgaatcaaaacacacagataGCCTATGTGCTCATTTGAGTCAAATGATATATGCAGTATTGTAGATGTGGTATGTTGTTTttgataaaagcatctgttaaatgaAGTGTAAAATGGAGCACTCCTCATCTTGTTCATCCCTCCGGTGGATCTGGAACTGTTTCAGTcaggtccctccccctccacccaccctcctcctccacccaccctccccctccaccccccctcctcctccacccaccctccccctccacccaccctcctcctccacccaccctcctcctccacccaccctccccctccacccacccttcaccccccctccccacccaccctccatctccaccccccctccccctccacccaccctcctcctccacccaccctccccctccacccaccctccccctccacccaccctcctcctccacccaccctcctcctccacccacccttcaccccccctccccacccaccctccatctccaccccccctccccctccacccaccctccctctccaccccccctccccctccacccaccctccatctccacccgccctccccctccacccaccctccccctccacccccccccctccacccacccaatTATGTCacatcttcctcccctctctctccccccacccctcccctctcttctcctctccacccctcctctcccctcccttgccTTGCTGGCAGGTCCTTTGATAAACGTAAACACAGTTGACAGAAAGCAGAGCTGTGCCAGTACATGTCTCAGATGTTTGGAGATGCTTGTAAATTGAATAAATATCTTCACAATGGATGACGTGGATCTGCACAAACATCCACTTCCCTCCTGAATGTGAATCCTGTCTTTAAACACACGGACGACACTGGCATGCAGGTGGGCCTGTTCTTAACAGGATGGCATACACCTAGACAATAACGACCGTGGGAGTCCTTTGAAGAGGATGATTTTAATGACTGTAAAACGAGTATGTACAGAACAGTTCATGCAATACAGAACATCTCAAAGATGTCAGatgtttacaaacaatattttttgcAATGTAGTGCAAATGTTGAATATACAGTATTAGACTGCAAGCTAActttaaaataatattttacaATAATAACATGTTAAACTAAAATACATATTGCCATTCTTGGTAGATGTGTCATCCTCCATGTTTGTAAGCTGCGATCTCCTGTATCAGCCAGATACCccggggaagggagaggagagactctgaagataggagaggagaggggcggggagggaggagtgggtgtggaggagaggggcggggagggaggagtgggtgtggaggagaggggcggggagggaggagtgggtgtggaggagaggggcggggagggaggagttggtgtggaggagaggggcggggagggaggagtgggtgtggaggagaggggcggggagggaggagtgggtgtggaggagaggggcggggagggaggagtgggtgtggaggagaggggcggggagggaggagtgggtgtggaggagaggggcggggagggaggagtgggtgtggaggagaggggcggggagggaggagtgggtgtggaggagaggggaggagagatacagacagatggacatgaTTAGGGCTTGTTGTCTCTGGTCTAGAGGCTGCATGTGTCGCCTGTGTCCTGTGATACTTACTCTCAGACAGATGGTTTGGTGTAGCTTTGCAGATCCTTCAGCAGCTGGGTCATGCTAGCTGTGACCAGAAAAAGAGGAGACCAGGAGGACCAGATGATACCAGGAGGACCAGATGacaccaggagagaggaagagaggaatatGGGAATAAGAcaacagacaaagagaggaggatgaaggattTGTAGAGACACTTCCATTTCAGTGATCTTCCAGTCTTCCATTTCAAAATCGAATGAGGTCAGGAATATATAACAATGTGACAAAACAAACGATGCCTCcaccaaacagacaaacaaacaaacaaaaacgtgAGCAGTCCAGGTGGGACCCGTCGCTCCTGCTGGTCATGTGGTCTGTGATCACGCAGGTGTCTGGAGTCTCACCTTGACTGAAGCTGTGGCCTGTAGAAGGAGCTCCGCCCATTCGTCCGAATGAAAACGAGCCACCAGACCCAGTTCTTGCTGGCCCCGCCCCTACAGACCCAGCTCCTGCTGGCCCCGCCCCTACAGACCCAGCTCCTGCTGGCCCCGCCCCTACAGACCAAGTTCTTGCTGGCCCCACCCCTACAGACCCAGTTCCTGCTGGCCCCGCCCCTACAGACCCAGTTCCtgctggccccgcccctccagACCCCCTGCTGTTGGGAGCAAGTACACCTGGCCCCGAACTGCCAAATCCCACGCTGCTGATCCCTGCACCGCCAAATCCTGTCCCTAAAGAGCCCGCCCCAAATCCGGCAGCAGAACCGGTCCTGCTGGATGGAGGAAAACCACCATGCTGCAACAGAACCAAGAGGAACATCACTCTCATCAGAACGCACTGTCAATCAAGCATTCCCTGGTGAGTTAGTTACAAAGGTGTAAACTAGCCTAAACCAGTCTAAGCAGGTCTAAACTGGTCTAAACCGCCctaacccccctcccagccctacCTTGGGACAGCTGGCGTTGAGTCGCTTCATGCTCTCCTTCAGGATGTTGATGTCGGTTGTCTTCACACTCAGCAGCGCGTCCTTCAgcgccacctctcctctcttgatcTTAAGGTCCTCCAGgatgctctccttctcctggtcGTGTCTCTCCTGGCTCCTCCTCAGGGTGGACGCATGCTCCACCATCAGGCTGCTGTGGTTGCGTCTGCACCAGTGGAGGTCTTCCTCCAGGCGGGTGTTACTGCCCTCCAGCCGGCTGCTCTGGGCCTGGATCTCTGACACTCGCGTACCCACATTGTCCAGGTAGCGCTGGAACTTGGTCTCTACCTTCAAGGAGAAacgtgggggtggtggtgggggggctcagtggttagagggtATGGGCTGCAGAGCAAGAGGTGGAAAGTTCAGATTCTAAGTAGCTCATCTCGGTACCTGTCTGGACAAACTGGAGCAGTTGGTCTGGATCTGCTCCAGGTGGTTGCGCTGTTTCTCACAGGAGAGCTGGAAGGGCACGAATTGCGGCACCAGCGTGTCGATCTTCTCCAGGAAAGCCTTGGACACGTCAGAGATGCCGCTCAGCGATTGGGCGAAGTCCTCCTTGCACTTCCTGGTGTACTGCTCCAGCTGATTGGTCAGCGAGGCCACGTCCCTCCGGAGGGAGATGGTGTCCAGGTGGAGGGTGTCCCGCTCCTGGGACGCCCGGTCCAGAGTGATTCGCAGGTGCTGATTGGTCTGGGAGAAGTTGGAGTGGACCAATAGGTTCTTCGCCTCGCAGTTCAGGAGACTCTGCGACTGAGTCTTCTCTCCTGGATACAAACACAACCTGTTGTTATGACGATGATGATAATGTGTTCATTCAGCAGGTGCTCTTATACAAAGTGATCGTAAGGGAGGGAGGATTTTGATCGTAACTattttatttatcttattttattGTAGTTTCCTGTAGGAACATTAGAACAGCTTTACAACTGCCTCCTGTGAATAAAACCTGAATAATAACTGAAAGTGGATAAAAGGTTGTGTTGCTGTGCGTGCTCACCTGACCCTGCgaaaggggagatggggggaggacaggtgaggacacGAGACCTAGACGACTTCTTCTCCAACTCACAGGTCATCTGTTCACacgacaacaaccacaacatcaTCAGCTAACACCACAAGATCTCTTCCGCGACCCGGCACATCAGCTAAAATCACACCATATTAAACATTGAAGTATATTTGTATACCTAATACGTATCTTTTCTCTGTTGATTAAAGGTAGGAGTGTGGGATTAATCCAGATTCATATTTAGCTTAATCTaacacattttctaaaatgtgaATCCCATAGTATTTAATTTCTAATCCCACACAACCAGCCATCTTTACTAATCCCCTCTATTCCAAACGCTTCAAGACAAATCTCCCCAAACCATCTCTTcatccattctctccctcccctccacccctccatctccaccacccctccacccctccatctcaccAGGCTGCCATTGAGGAACTTGATCCACTGCGTGGACTGCTCCGCCAGGTGTTTCAGCTGGGCCAGAACCCCCCTATTCTCCAACAGCGTGGTGTTGAGCTGGCGAGACAGGTTGGTCCTCTGTTCCCGCAGCGCCTGATTGGACATGGACATGCGGTTGAAGCTGCCCTCCAGATCCCGGATCCTCGTCTCCGAGGCAGAGTCCTGCGGCTTGCCGTAGACGAGGAAGAGCACCAGCCCCACGATGATGAGTGactggatgagggaggagaagaagaaggcgaTGCGGAGGTAGTAGCCACAGCTCTTACCCTGGGAGCGCTGCAGCGTCTTTCTGCCCTGGGGGGAGAGCTTCCCCCGGGGAGGGAGGCTGCTGCCGTACATGGCGCCTCCTGGAGGTCAGACAGGAGCGGCTGGGGGTGAGGGACGCTGTCCTGGACTTGCTGTTAACACTGCTGTGGAGGTAATGTGTCCCCCAGGAAAGCTGCACCTTCCAGGTACTCACaaacactgctgctgctgcaagcTACAGTCCACTCACATCCTCCTGGAACACAGACATGATCCTGCAGGAGAACTGAGGCATCAGATCACCACGAGTCTCAGGCTTCGGACAGCGTCCACAGTCCCGGCACAGCCTCCGGCTCTGATAACAGACGAGGTGGTGGGAGCCGTCCAGTCCTGTCAGCCTGGTCTCTTCTGGCgtgcgaggagagaggagagtgtgtgtgtgagagaagagagcggGTCTGAAAAGATGTGATCGCGTGTGAGAAAAGAGTGTGATGGGTTGATATTTCTTGTGAGGTGTAAACATTGGATACGGGAGTTTATAAAGGCCTgtacacacttcctgttctggagcttacttcctgtcccctcctctttaCTTtacccacctcccaccccccccccctccctctacatctccccttctctcctcccttccattcccctctgctctcctctcccctttccccctcccctttcctcctcccctctcctcctctcccatcccctccttgTTCCCTGCTCATCCTCTGAAGGTTCTGTTAGGGTTAAAACAATTATTATACACCCATGGTTTCTCACAGCCTCCAGCTCTGATAACAGACGAGGTGGTGGGAGCCGTCCAGTCCTGTCAGCCTGGTTCCTTCTGGCgtgcgaggagagaggagagtgtgtgtgtgtgtgtgtgtgtgtgtaagaagagAGCGGGTCTGAAAAGATGTGATTGCGTGTGATAAAAGTTGTTCCCTGCTCATCCTCTGAAGCTTCTGTTAGGGTTAAAACAACATTATACACACATGGTTTCTCACAAAGGCAGATAAttgcagacaccacacacacacacaaagtttgtGCACCAATCTGACCTCATCAGTGCAAGtaactgtatgtgagtgtgtctgataTGTGATCTCTGGTctcggtgtgcatgtgtgttgtagAGAGGCCTTGCTCTCCATCACCTGTCTAACAGGAAGGAGACGAACACTGTTCTGTCTCTCATAGGGGCCCATCCCTCTCGTCTGACTGTTGCTATGGTATTATTATGTTCACAGTGACATCACGAGTCATCCTGTTTATTCTGGGATGTCTGGTTGGTTGGGTTTAAGAAGTTGCTATCTTTATTGTAATTTGTTATATCATCACAGAACCCCACTCTTGACTGAGACATTTTTTGAACTGTTGGGAGTTCTATGGAATGTTTTCACAACCCTCAAAAAACCACAAACCCTCACAAATAATCTTTGAATAAAGAGGGCCCTTTTCAACCCTGGATCTTCACCGTGAAATGCTGACCTAAAGACAGAGGTGTCTCCAAGCCCTGGTCGCTCTAACAATAGATTATAAATAAATAGATCGCAAAAGACATGTTTACATCGCAGTTCCCTTCTCTCTTCGTCGGTTTCTGAGAAAGACCGCATCTTTACGGGATCATAGACTAGGGTTTTCCGGTGCAAGGCACAAACAGTTAAAGAGCCAGGACAAAAGCACacgctgtctcttcctccctcccgctAGCTATTGTCACAACGTTTTGTACGGGATCATTTCAAGCGGTTCGTTTCGAACCCCACCTGATGACGCGAGCGAGCGCCTCGTTCTCTCATCAGCTCGAGGCCATCCAAACACCGAAGAAGAATCAACGCAAGGCGCACTTCCTGCCAACCATTGTTGCCGTGCCAACCCTCGTCTTAACAGGAAGCAGTAATTCAGAATGGTATTCTTAATGGTCAGTGGTCAATGGTATTCAGTAACTGTTATCTGGCCAGATCTCTGATAAACCCGCGGACAAAGGCAGGATATCAGTGGCAAATACAGAAGTACACAAACTGTAGACTTTTACCGCAGTTGAAGTGGACTGTTTATCTATTTTCAAAACCAGGTTATGTGCCAGGTTTATGACAAGAGTCGGACCCGTTTGAAATTTTTAGATGTGTTGGACATTACATAAAAAACACGGGTCTCTCTGCACACTTGTTGCTAAATTTCCAGAATTACCAGTATTACTAATAATTAATTAGAAGGTTTCTGCAATGACTTAACTTTGTTTCAGCACAGaggacacatgacacacaccaccctctggTGGTGACATGATAACCTGCATCCAAATTTGTGTTCCGTGTAGTTTAGTGACTGACCCATCTCCCCAAACCCAACCTAGCAGCGACCCCTAAACCTTAACCTTTGACCTTTAACCTAATAGAACACGAAATAAAAGTTATTTCAGACCGATTCCTATACAAGAAACAAAATGTGATATAACAGTCCAGTGAAATGCAAAACCATTTATTCAGGTGAAAACCACTCCTTATCCAGCACTGTGACTGCAGGTGTGGGTGAGGACAAAATAATCTCACCTGACCCTGACCTCCAACCTTCTGACCCAAACCCTGACCTCCCACCTTCTAGAAGTTTCTGGGTGAGGTTACTGACGTCACTTCCTTCCTCCGGagcagaggggggcggggccgagATGTGACTGGCTGTCTGGCGGAGGTCGCAAGTGTTGCCTGATGTGATTGGACGACCCGACGAGGAAGTTGGCCCAGTATGACCTCCaggtttctgattctgaacttCATCTCTAGCTTCTTCCTCCTCACTAGGGTCACCTGCTTCCTGACTGGTTCACTCTGGACTGGTTCGGTCTGGCCTGGTTCGGTCTGGCCTGGTCCGGTCTGGCCTGGTCCAGCAGCCATCTTGCACCTCAGACTCCCCTCACGGCTCCCAGCCCGCCCGTCTCCTGTGCTCcccggccccccctcctctcccgcccGCAGCAGCTGCTCCAGGCACTCGTGGAGCACGCAGGGGAAACCCCAGAGTCTCTGGCTCCGCTTCCTGCGGAGGTGAGACTCCAGCGCCTGGCGCACCTCCTGGGAGACGAGGGGCACGGAGGGACCCTGGAGGAACATCTGGACGGGCAGGGACCGGTCTGCTGTGGGCTGGTCTGGGCCGGTCCAGTCCGGTTCCAGACGGTTTGGTGTGGCCTGGAGCAGGGTGGGATGGCTGTCTGCTGCCAGGCGCTGGAAGGAGAACAAGCTGGCCgtcctccccaccaccacccctctcctgggctgaggggaggggggggaggaggaggtgcaggcagAGGAGGTGGGCTCCAGGGGGCTGATTGCAGCTTGCAGGGCGGAAGgccccaggggggaggggcaccgGTCCAAGCCCGAGACAGGCAGCGCCAGCAGGGTTTGCATTGGGGCCGAAGGCGAGGTCAACCGGTTCTGGAGCCAGCACCCCCTGATGGTCCCAGGTCCCCTCGAGGTCCTGTCACTGCAGGCTGATTCCCCAGACCCCCAGGCCCAGCCGGAGAGCTCCAAGGCGGGGCCAAGTGGAGCCGCTGGCAGCAGCTTCTGGAGCTCCAGCAGGGTTTGTAAACACAGGCAGCTGTGGTGcagcctcactctctcctccctgacccCCCAAATACAGTGGATATTAGAATATAAAGATGTGTTGTATATGCCTTTAATACTAACTTTTTATTACACAGCTTTGTTGAATATTCGTTTCTGATTGGTCTGTTTACGCATTACACATTTCTACGGTCTGTTATTTCTGGACAACAGACCGCTGCTATGAGTCAGGGTTTATTTCAATAATAACTACAGTCTGAGCTTAATGAGCTTTGGTGATAGGGTGATTAACACTTCTATCAGAACAGTTTTTAACTCATTTCAACTCCATCATGTAACATAATTTATGTTTTATCAGACTTCCGCGTGACAAATACGCATTTGATAGCCTCGTTAGTGTCAACTTACATGTCCACCTCGCGCGACACTTCTCTCTGTCCAAATTCAAGATTGAGAGAAAATACCATAAAACAGTCAAAACATCTGCAGTGATTGTTGACTGAATGAAAGCGCTTGCTAAAATGAATATATTACGATATGGATCCCCACCTCGCTGGCGGAAGTCTCATGGCGCTCCTTGCACCGGCTGCACAACCAGCAGAGGATCAGAGCTCCGGGGAGGAGACACACGGAGATCTGGAAACCGATTAAACTGTCGAAGCACCGGCCCGGTGACAGCACGTGCCTCGGGACGCGGAATCCGAAGTAGTCGGTGGCAAACATCACCCCGGTGCGCTCCGGCACTTACCGGTTGTGCCGGCCGTTACGCGCGGTTGTTTCAGACAGCGCACGCCATTTGGTTTCCGAGATGGTTTTATCagtaaaaacaaatgttttgctTGCAGTAGATTTAGGACGACAACGCTGATCGGTGCGAAATACACTCAATCAAAATCCAATCAGTTATTATGACGCGACAATGATCGTGCGTTATGACGCGCTCAAATGTCTTGCTTCTCCGAATCTAGAATAACCGGAGCCTTCAATCTAAAAACACACAAGCTTTATGTAAAGATTTTAATCATGCAATAAATATCCAGTAAATAAATTCAAGGAGAAAGTTTCCCATCACCAAACAGTCACAAGCACCCAGCTACCCAAGCTATTCATATATCTGTAATATCTCTAGCACTTCCGGCATACAGCAAATAATATGGTCAAATACAGCGAGCAGTTAAGCTGTGCAGGTTGAAAATCTTGTGCTCATGAGAGGTCAGCCAGTTCTCCATGCTATGAACATGGTCAGAgtggtgatgatgaagaggagagctTTAAACAGCATGTACCAGACCAAGGGGACACCCAGGATCCCTgtggagaagacagagagagagagcaagcttgCTCTG encodes the following:
- the LOC136959170 gene encoding keratin, type II cytoskeletal 2 epidermal-like; the protein is MYGSSLPPRGKLSPQGRKTLQRSQGKSCGYYLRIAFFFSSLIQSLIIVGLVLFLVYGKPQDSASETRIRDLEGSFNRMSMSNQALREQRTNLSRQLNTTLLENRGVLAQLKHLAEQSTQWIKFLNGSLMTCELEKKSSRSRVLTCPPPISPFAGSGEKTQSQSLLNCEAKNLLVHSNFSQTNQHLRITLDRASQERDTLHLDTISLRRDVASLTNQLEQYTRKCKEDFAQSLSGISDVSKAFLEKIDTLVPQFVPFQLSCEKQRNHLEQIQTNCSSLSRQVETKFQRYLDNVGTRVSEIQAQSSRLEGSNTRLEEDLHWCRRNHSSLMVEHASTLRRSQERHDQEKESILEDLKIKRGEVALKDALLSVKTTDINILKESMKRLNASCPKHGGFPPSSRTGSAAGFGAGSLGTGFGGAGISSVGFGSSGPGVLAPNSRGSGGAGPAGTGSVGAGPAGTGSVGVGPARTWSVGAGPAGAGSVGAGPAGAGSVGAGPARTGSGGSFSFGRMGGAPSTGHSFSQASMTQLLKDLQSYTKPSV
- the LOC136958758 gene encoding uncharacterized protein yields the protein MEERVRLHHSCLCLQTLLELQKLLPAAPLGPALELSGWAWGSGESACSDRTSRGPGTIRGCWLQNRLTSPSAPMQTLLALPVSGLDRCPSPLGPSALQAAISPLEPTSSACTSSSPPSPQPRRGVVVGRTASLFSFQRLAADSHPTLLQATPNRLEPDWTGPDQPTADRSLPVQMFLQGPSVPLVSQEVRQALESHLRRKRSQRLWGFPCVLHECLEQLLRAGEEGGPGSTGDGRAGSREGSLRCKMAAGPGQTGPGQTEPGQTEPVQSEPVRKQVTLVRRKKLEMKFRIRNLEVILGQLPRRVVQSHQATLATSARQPVTSRPRPPLLRRKEVTSVTSPRNF